A single genomic interval of Mycolicibacterium holsaticum DSM 44478 = JCM 12374 harbors:
- a CDS encoding HpcH/HpaI aldolase/citrate lyase family protein, translating to MAIDKAGPGWLFCPADRPERFEKAAAAADVVILDLEDGVAAKDREAARKALIDTPLDPARTVVRVNPIGTPDHQLDVKTLAATDYTTVMLAKTEAAEQVAALAPLDVVILVETPIGALNVVESARVDNAFAVMWGAEDLFAVTGGTTNRWPDGTYRDVARHVRSQSLLAAKAYGRLALDSVYLDIRDLDGLRAEADDAVAVGFDAKVAIHPTQVAVIRAAYTPTDQQLDWARRVLDTARDQRGVFQFEGIMVDAPVLRRAERIVASAPHPGS from the coding sequence ATGGCGATCGACAAGGCCGGCCCCGGCTGGCTGTTCTGCCCGGCCGACCGGCCCGAGCGATTCGAAAAGGCCGCAGCCGCAGCCGATGTCGTGATTCTCGACCTCGAGGACGGGGTGGCGGCCAAAGACCGCGAGGCGGCCCGTAAGGCGCTGATCGACACCCCGCTTGACCCCGCCCGCACCGTCGTGCGGGTCAACCCGATCGGAACACCTGACCATCAGTTGGACGTAAAGACTTTGGCGGCAACCGATTACACGACGGTGATGCTGGCCAAGACCGAGGCCGCCGAGCAGGTGGCCGCACTGGCGCCGCTGGATGTGGTGATCCTGGTCGAAACCCCGATCGGCGCGCTCAACGTGGTTGAATCAGCGCGCGTCGACAACGCGTTCGCGGTGATGTGGGGCGCGGAGGATCTGTTCGCCGTCACCGGCGGCACCACCAACCGCTGGCCCGACGGCACCTACCGCGACGTCGCCAGGCATGTGCGGTCGCAAAGCCTGCTCGCGGCCAAGGCCTACGGGCGGCTGGCGCTGGACTCGGTGTATCTGGACATCAGGGATCTCGACGGTTTGCGGGCCGAAGCCGATGACGCCGTCGCGGTCGGGTTCGACGCCAAGGTGGCCATCCATCCCACCCAGGTGGCGGTGATCCGGGCCGCCTACACGCCCACCGATCAACAGCTCGACTGGGCGCGCCGCGTGCTCGACACGGCCCGCGACCAACGGGGCGTCTTTCAGTTCGAGGGCATAATGGTGGATGCCCCAGTGCTGCGGCGAGCAGAGCGCATCGTCGCGTCGGCGCCACACCCCGGTAGCTGA
- a CDS encoding acyl-CoA dehydrogenase family protein, giving the protein MTDFLSTGTLPDHYEQLAKTVRDFAQSVVAPVSAKHDEEHSFPYEVVAGMADMGLFGLPFPEEYGGMGGDYFALCLALEELGKVDQSVAITLEAGVSLGAMPVYRFGSDAQKQEWLPLLASGKALGAFGLTEPGGGSDAGATKTTAKLDGSTWVINGSKQFITNSGTDITKLVTVTAVTGETGSRGQERWAHARRAGDDSGEGASKKEISSILVPVPTPGFTAEPAYNKVGWNASDTHPLSFDDVRVPEENLLGERGRGYANFLRILDEGRIAIAALSVGAAQGCVDESVKYAKEREAFGRPIGANQAIAFKIARMEARAHTARAAYYDAAAMMLAGKPFKKAAAVAKMVASEAAMDNARDATQIFGGYGFMNEYPVARHFRDSKILEIGEGTTEVQLMLIGRELGL; this is encoded by the coding sequence ATGACCGACTTTCTGTCGACGGGCACGCTGCCCGACCACTACGAGCAACTGGCCAAGACCGTGCGCGACTTCGCGCAGTCGGTGGTGGCGCCGGTTTCGGCGAAACACGATGAGGAGCACTCGTTTCCGTACGAAGTCGTCGCCGGGATGGCCGACATGGGGTTGTTCGGCCTTCCGTTCCCCGAGGAGTACGGCGGCATGGGCGGCGACTACTTCGCGCTGTGCCTGGCGCTCGAGGAACTCGGCAAGGTCGACCAGAGCGTGGCGATCACGCTCGAGGCCGGGGTGTCGCTGGGCGCGATGCCCGTCTACCGGTTCGGCAGCGACGCGCAGAAGCAGGAGTGGCTGCCGCTGCTGGCCAGCGGCAAGGCGCTCGGCGCGTTCGGCCTGACCGAACCGGGCGGCGGCAGCGACGCCGGCGCGACCAAAACCACCGCCAAGCTGGACGGGTCAACCTGGGTGATCAACGGCAGCAAGCAGTTCATCACCAACTCGGGCACCGACATCACCAAGCTGGTGACGGTCACCGCGGTCACCGGGGAGACCGGTTCCAGGGGGCAGGAGCGCTGGGCCCACGCCCGAAGGGCAGGGGACGACTCGGGGGAAGGAGCGAGCAAGAAGGAGATCAGCTCGATCCTGGTGCCCGTCCCGACACCGGGTTTCACCGCGGAACCGGCCTACAACAAAGTCGGCTGGAACGCCTCGGATACCCATCCGCTGAGCTTCGACGATGTGCGGGTGCCCGAGGAGAACCTGCTCGGTGAACGCGGCCGCGGCTACGCGAACTTCCTGCGCATCCTCGACGAGGGCCGCATCGCCATCGCGGCGCTGTCGGTGGGAGCCGCGCAGGGCTGCGTGGACGAGAGCGTCAAGTACGCCAAGGAGCGTGAGGCGTTCGGCCGCCCCATCGGCGCCAACCAGGCGATCGCGTTCAAGATCGCGCGGATGGAAGCCCGCGCGCACACAGCACGCGCCGCCTACTACGACGCGGCGGCGATGATGCTGGCGGGCAAGCCGTTCAAGAAGGCCGCCGCGGTCGCCAAGATGGTGGCCAGCGAGGCCGCCATGGACAACGCCCGCGACGCCACCCAGATCTTCGGCGGCTACGGGTTCATGAACGAGTACCCGGTGGCCCGCCACTTCCGCGACAGTAAGATCCTCGAGATCGGAGAGGGCACAACGGAAGTGCAGCTGATGCTGATCGGAAGGGAACTCGGTCTGTGA
- a CDS encoding alpha-ketoacid dehydrogenase subunit beta, whose translation MTQIIERPAAHGEDEPRRPVLTPVPVAPTLTMVQAINRALHDAMAADERVLVFGEDVATLGGVFRVTEGLAETFGAQRCFDTPLAESAIVGIAIGMAVRGLIPVPEIQFDGFAAPAFDQIVSHLAKYRMRTRGDIAMPVTIRIPSFGGIGAVEHHSESTETYWLHTAGLKVVVPSTPSDAYWLLRQAISSSDPVVYLEPKRRYWAREPVDTEVVGLPIGRAAIRRGGDDVTVVTYGPLVATALSAAEIAAEQRGWRIEVIDLRSLNPLDFDTVADSVRRTGRAVVMHEGPRTLGFGAELAARLQEELFYDLEAPVLRATGFDTPYPPARLEKLWLPGVDRLLDCVDRTLGQP comes from the coding sequence GTGACACAGATCATCGAGCGCCCCGCCGCGCACGGCGAAGACGAACCCCGCAGGCCGGTGCTGACCCCGGTGCCGGTGGCCCCGACGCTGACGATGGTGCAGGCGATCAATCGGGCGCTGCACGATGCGATGGCCGCCGACGAGCGGGTGCTGGTGTTCGGCGAGGACGTCGCGACGCTCGGCGGGGTGTTCCGGGTCACCGAGGGGTTAGCCGAAACCTTCGGCGCGCAGCGGTGCTTCGACACCCCGCTGGCGGAGTCGGCGATCGTCGGCATCGCGATCGGCATGGCGGTCCGCGGCCTGATCCCTGTTCCGGAGATTCAGTTCGACGGGTTCGCCGCGCCGGCGTTCGATCAGATCGTCAGCCACCTGGCGAAGTACCGGATGCGCACCCGCGGTGATATCGCGATGCCGGTGACCATCCGCATCCCGTCGTTCGGCGGGATCGGCGCCGTCGAACACCATTCCGAGTCGACCGAGACCTACTGGCTGCACACCGCCGGGCTCAAGGTGGTGGTGCCGTCGACCCCGTCAGACGCGTATTGGCTTCTGCGACAGGCGATCAGCAGCTCCGACCCGGTCGTGTACCTCGAACCCAAGCGGCGGTACTGGGCGCGCGAACCGGTCGACACCGAGGTGGTCGGCCTGCCGATCGGGCGGGCAGCGATCCGGCGTGGCGGCGATGACGTCACCGTGGTGACCTACGGCCCGTTGGTCGCGACGGCGTTGAGCGCGGCCGAGATCGCCGCCGAGCAGCGCGGTTGGCGCATCGAGGTGATCGATCTGCGCTCGCTGAACCCCCTGGACTTCGACACGGTCGCGGATTCGGTACGGCGCACCGGTCGCGCGGTGGTGATGCACGAAGGTCCGCGCACGCTGGGGTTCGGCGCGGAACTGGCCGCGCGGCTCCAAGAGGAACTGTTCTACGACCTGGAGGCACCGGTGCTGCGCGCCACCGGTTTTGACACCCCGTACCCGCCTGCCCGGCTGGAGAAGCTGTGGCTGCCCGGCGTCGACCGGTTACTCGACTGCGTCGACCGAACCTTGGGGCAACCATGA
- a CDS encoding dihydrolipoamide acetyltransferase family protein, whose protein sequence is MTVREFLVPDLGEGLDDATITGWAVAVGDDVELNQTLCTVETNKAEVEIPSPYAGRIVELGGAEGETLDVGAVLVRFETAAGGKRTPVLVGYGADDEMDSSRRAAPNRPRAKPAVRKLAAELNVDLNALTGSGADGVITRADVLAAAGRVAPVADMVAVSGVHAAMAQRIALSRREIPDAHAGVEVDATRLLALRDRLDRHGEPISPFVLTLRLLTIALRHHRDLNATWVDTTEGPQIHLHSAVHLGFGVATPRGLLVPVVRDAQDKTTRELAAVVAALIRDARAGALRPGELQGSTFTVSNFGALGLDDGVPVINYPEGAILGMGSLRPRPVVVDGEVLARPTMKLTCAFDHRVADGAQVAAFLTELRELIETPELALLDA, encoded by the coding sequence ATGACGGTGCGGGAGTTTTTGGTCCCCGATCTCGGTGAGGGGCTCGACGACGCGACGATCACCGGATGGGCCGTCGCGGTCGGCGACGACGTCGAACTGAACCAGACGCTGTGCACCGTCGAGACCAACAAGGCCGAGGTGGAGATCCCCAGCCCGTACGCGGGCCGCATCGTCGAACTCGGTGGCGCCGAAGGCGAAACCCTCGACGTCGGCGCGGTGTTGGTGCGCTTCGAAACCGCCGCCGGGGGAAAACGCACACCGGTGCTGGTCGGTTACGGCGCGGACGACGAAATGGACAGCAGCAGGCGCGCCGCGCCCAACCGGCCACGGGCCAAACCGGCGGTGCGCAAGCTGGCCGCCGAGTTGAACGTCGACCTGAACGCGTTGACCGGTTCGGGCGCCGACGGTGTGATCACCCGTGCGGACGTCCTGGCCGCGGCGGGCCGGGTCGCGCCCGTCGCGGACATGGTGGCGGTCAGCGGAGTGCACGCCGCAATGGCTCAGCGAATAGCGTTGTCGCGCAGGGAGATACCGGATGCCCACGCCGGGGTAGAGGTTGATGCGACCCGCCTGCTTGCGCTGCGCGACCGGCTGGACCGCCACGGCGAGCCGATCAGCCCGTTCGTGTTGACGCTGCGGTTGTTGACGATCGCGCTGCGCCACCACCGCGACCTCAACGCGACCTGGGTCGACACCACCGAAGGGCCGCAGATCCATCTGCACTCGGCGGTGCATCTGGGCTTCGGGGTGGCCACACCGCGCGGGCTTCTGGTTCCGGTGGTGCGCGACGCGCAGGACAAGACGACGCGCGAACTGGCCGCCGTGGTGGCGGCGTTGATCCGGGACGCTCGCGCGGGCGCGCTTCGGCCGGGGGAGCTGCAGGGGTCGACGTTCACGGTGTCGAACTTCGGGGCGCTCGGTCTGGACGACGGAGTGCCGGTGATCAACTATCCGGAGGGGGCCATTCTCGGGATGGGGTCGCTGCGACCGCGTCCCGTCGTCGTCGACGGTGAGGTGCTGGCCCGTCCGACGATGAAACTCACCTGCGCGTTCGACCATCGTGTGGCCGACGGCGCGCAGGTCGCGGCGTTCCTGACTGAGCTGCGTGAGCTGATCGAAACGCCGGAGTTGGCGCTGCTGGACGCGTAG
- the pdhA gene encoding pyruvate dehydrogenase (acetyl-transferring) E1 component subunit alpha, whose amino-acid sequence MAGLSELVQLVAPDGTATAETRYRRDLPSETLCWLYESMVVTRELDVEFVNLQRQGELALFASCRGQEAAQIGATACLRKTDWLFPQYREIGAFLLRGITPAQMAAVWRGKWHGGLGFTDKCVAPISIPIGTQALHAVGAAMAAQRLDEDSVTLAFLGDGATSTGDAHEALNLAAVFQAPCVFFVQNNQWAISVPVSDQMAAPSIAHRAIGYGMPGIRVDGNDVLASFAVVSEAAERARQGGGPTLIEAVTYRMGPHTTSDDPTRYRDPDEVAHWAARDPIQRYRTYLRDAGVWTERLEERVVARSKRSRAELRDSVVGADDFDVAEMFDTVYHDITPDLVSQRRELLAELAKEV is encoded by the coding sequence ATGGCTGGATTGTCGGAGTTGGTGCAACTGGTCGCGCCCGACGGCACAGCGACCGCCGAGACCCGATACCGCCGCGATCTGCCTTCTGAGACGCTGTGCTGGCTCTACGAGTCGATGGTCGTCACCCGTGAACTCGACGTCGAGTTCGTCAACCTGCAGCGGCAAGGTGAGCTGGCGCTGTTCGCGTCGTGCCGCGGGCAGGAGGCCGCCCAGATCGGCGCGACGGCATGCCTGCGCAAGACCGACTGGCTGTTCCCGCAGTACCGCGAGATCGGTGCTTTCCTGCTGCGCGGCATCACCCCCGCCCAGATGGCGGCGGTGTGGCGCGGCAAATGGCACGGCGGGCTGGGTTTCACCGACAAGTGCGTTGCTCCGATTTCGATTCCGATCGGCACCCAGGCACTGCACGCCGTCGGCGCCGCGATGGCCGCCCAACGGCTGGACGAAGATTCGGTGACGTTGGCGTTCCTGGGCGACGGCGCCACCAGCACGGGCGATGCGCACGAGGCGCTGAACCTCGCGGCGGTGTTCCAGGCGCCGTGCGTGTTCTTCGTGCAGAACAACCAGTGGGCGATTTCGGTACCGGTCAGCGACCAGATGGCCGCGCCGTCGATCGCGCACCGGGCGATCGGCTATGGCATGCCCGGTATCCGCGTTGACGGCAACGACGTTCTGGCGAGTTTCGCGGTGGTGTCCGAGGCCGCCGAGCGGGCCCGTCAAGGAGGGGGTCCGACGCTGATCGAGGCGGTGACCTACCGGATGGGTCCGCATACCACCTCCGACGACCCCACCCGGTACCGCGATCCCGACGAGGTGGCGCACTGGGCCGCAAGGGATCCGATCCAGCGCTACCGCACGTATCTGAGGGACGCCGGGGTGTGGACCGAGCGGCTCGAGGAGCGCGTCGTAGCCAGGTCGAAACGGTCGCGTGCCGAACTGCGTGACTCCGTCGTCGGCGCAGACGATTTCGATGTCGCGGAGATGTTCGACACGGTGTATCACGACATCACTCCGGATCTGGTGAGCCAGCGTCGCGAGCTGCTGGCCGAGTTGGCCAAGGAGGTGTGA
- a CDS encoding MaoC family dehydratase: MSGEDAPKKVVTQRGLWYEEFEIGVVYQHRPGRTLTEADNVLFTTLTMNTQALHLDAAFSDALPPFNQRLINSMFTLSTLVGLSVAQLTQGTIVGNLGFSEIAFPKPLFHGDTLYAETEITDKRESKSRPGEGIVTFAHTGRNQHGDIVATASRKTMVRMRPEGES, translated from the coding sequence GTGAGCGGAGAAGACGCCCCCAAGAAAGTCGTAACCCAGCGGGGCCTGTGGTACGAGGAGTTCGAGATCGGGGTGGTGTACCAGCACCGGCCTGGCCGCACGCTCACCGAAGCCGACAACGTGCTGTTCACCACGCTGACGATGAACACCCAGGCGTTGCACCTCGACGCGGCGTTCTCCGATGCGCTGCCACCGTTCAATCAGCGGCTGATCAACTCGATGTTCACGTTGTCGACGTTGGTCGGCCTGTCGGTGGCGCAGCTGACCCAGGGCACGATCGTGGGCAACCTCGGGTTCTCCGAGATCGCGTTCCCGAAGCCGCTGTTCCATGGGGACACCCTCTACGCCGAAACCGAGATCACCGACAAGCGCGAGTCCAAGAGCCGGCCCGGTGAGGGCATCGTCACGTTCGCCCACACCGGACGCAATCAGCACGGCGACATCGTGGCCACCGCGTCGCGCAAGACCATGGTGCGGATGCGCCCGGAGGGCGAATCCTGA
- a CDS encoding carboxyl transferase domain-containing protein, whose product MATRVSHREKHVELVEQLRAKLATAALGGSERARERHVSRGKLLPRDRVDGLLDPGSPFLEVAALAADGMYDDECPGAGMIAGIGRVSGRECMIVANDATVKGGTYYPVTVKKHLRAQEIAGQNRLPCIYLVDSGGAFLPRQDEVFPDREHFGRIFYNQANLSAQGIAQIAAVLGSCTAGGAYVPAMSDEAVIVRNQGTIFLGGPPLVKAATGEVVTAEELGGGDLHSKTSGVTDHLAHDDRDALRIVRRIVATLGPRAEPPWDVTPTVDPVADQTELYDVVPVDSRVPYDVHEVITRIVDGGEFSEFKADYGSTLVTGFARIHGHPVGIIANNGVLFSESALKGAHFIELCDKRVIPLLFLQNISGFMVGRDYEAGGIAKHGAKMVTAVACARVPKLTVVIGGSYGAGNYSMCGRAYSPRFLWMWPNARISVMGGEQAASVLATVRGEMTPEEEENFKAPIRQQYEDQGNPYYSTARLWDDGVIDPADTRTVLGLALSIAGQAPLDPVSYGVFRM is encoded by the coding sequence ATGGCAACGCGGGTTTCACATCGCGAGAAGCATGTCGAACTCGTCGAGCAGCTGCGGGCCAAACTGGCCACCGCCGCGCTCGGCGGATCCGAACGTGCCCGCGAACGACATGTCAGCCGCGGCAAGCTGCTGCCGCGGGACCGCGTCGACGGTCTGCTCGATCCGGGCAGCCCGTTTCTGGAGGTGGCCGCGCTGGCCGCCGACGGCATGTACGACGACGAGTGCCCCGGCGCGGGCATGATCGCCGGGATCGGCCGGGTGTCCGGGCGCGAGTGCATGATCGTCGCCAACGACGCCACCGTGAAAGGCGGCACCTACTATCCGGTCACGGTCAAGAAGCACTTGCGTGCCCAGGAGATCGCCGGACAGAACCGGTTGCCGTGCATCTATCTCGTCGACTCCGGCGGTGCGTTCCTGCCGCGCCAAGACGAGGTGTTCCCCGACCGTGAGCACTTCGGCCGGATCTTCTACAACCAGGCCAACCTGAGTGCGCAGGGCATCGCGCAGATCGCCGCGGTGCTGGGATCATGCACTGCGGGCGGTGCGTACGTGCCCGCGATGAGCGACGAAGCCGTCATCGTGCGCAACCAGGGCACCATTTTTTTGGGCGGCCCACCGCTGGTGAAGGCCGCCACCGGTGAAGTGGTGACCGCAGAAGAACTCGGTGGCGGGGACCTGCACTCCAAAACCTCCGGGGTGACCGATCATCTGGCACACGACGACCGCGACGCGCTGCGCATCGTCCGACGCATCGTGGCGACGTTGGGCCCGCGTGCCGAACCGCCGTGGGACGTAACGCCGACGGTCGACCCCGTGGCCGATCAGACCGAACTCTACGACGTCGTGCCGGTGGACTCGCGGGTGCCCTACGACGTGCACGAGGTGATCACGCGCATCGTCGACGGCGGCGAGTTCTCGGAATTCAAGGCCGATTACGGCAGCACGCTGGTCACCGGGTTCGCCCGCATCCACGGCCATCCGGTCGGCATCATCGCCAACAACGGGGTGTTGTTCAGCGAATCCGCACTGAAGGGCGCGCATTTCATCGAGCTGTGTGACAAGCGGGTCATCCCGCTGCTGTTCCTGCAGAACATCTCCGGCTTCATGGTGGGCCGTGACTACGAGGCAGGCGGAATCGCCAAGCACGGCGCCAAGATGGTCACCGCGGTGGCGTGCGCGCGAGTGCCCAAGCTGACCGTCGTGATCGGCGGGTCCTACGGTGCGGGCAACTATTCGATGTGCGGTCGGGCCTACTCGCCGCGGTTCCTGTGGATGTGGCCCAACGCCCGGATCTCGGTAATGGGCGGCGAACAGGCCGCCTCGGTGCTGGCGACGGTGCGCGGTGAGATGACCCCGGAAGAGGAGGAGAACTTCAAGGCCCCGATCCGCCAGCAGTACGAGGACCAGGGCAACCCCTACTACTCGACAGCGCGGCTGTGGGATGATGGGGTCATCGACCCCGCCGACACCAGAACGGTGCTGGGCCTGGCGCTTTCAATCGCCGGGCAAGCCCCGCTCGACCCGGTTTCCTACGGCGTTTTCCGGATGTGA
- a CDS encoding acetyl-CoA carboxylase biotin carboxylase subunit: MAALHTVLVANRGEIAVRVIRTLRAMGIRSVAVFSDADAGARHVTEADTAVHIGPAPARDSYLDIDAVIAAAKRTGAQAIHPGYGFLSENAQFAAALQDTGIVFIGPPVAAIQTMGDKIAAKAAVSAFGVPVVPGISRPGLTDADLIAGAEDVGYPVLVKPSAGGGGKGMRVVQEAAELPAALTSARREAGAAFGDDTLFLERYVLNPRHIEVQVLADGYGNVVHLGERECSLQRRHQKVIEEAPSPLLDAATRARIGAAACDTARSVDYTGAGTVEFIVSADRPDEFFFMEMNTRLQVEHPVTEMVTGIDLVEQQVRIAAGEKLPITQDDVIITGHAIEARVYAEDPGRGFLPTGGDVLALAEPRGPGVRVDSGLIRGSVIGSDYDPMLSKVIAHAADRPDAIRALDAALADTAVLGVITNIEFLRFLLADADVVAGRLDTGLLDRRAPHFQPAPAGDEALIAAAAYNWLRGWTNPAADLWAVPSGWRVGERAPTTFRLSSGARTDHVYLTGSPSAASAAVEHGESHSLTASLDGERLAVTLDGLRTDYLVTTTDGQIWLAGAGRTAMVEELREAPVRADDELSGDAELTSPMPGSVVAVGVSDGQRVDAGTVVVTVEAMKMEHALTAPVDGVAELLVAAGEQVKVGQVLARITASKEPQA; this comes from the coding sequence GTGGCTGCTCTTCACACAGTGCTGGTCGCCAACCGCGGCGAGATCGCGGTGCGGGTCATCCGCACGCTGCGCGCGATGGGAATCCGGTCGGTCGCGGTCTTCAGCGACGCCGATGCCGGCGCGCGCCACGTCACCGAGGCCGACACCGCGGTGCACATCGGCCCCGCGCCCGCGCGCGACAGCTACCTCGACATCGACGCCGTCATCGCCGCGGCGAAGCGCACCGGCGCCCAGGCGATCCACCCCGGTTACGGATTCCTCTCGGAGAACGCACAATTCGCGGCTGCGCTGCAGGACACCGGCATCGTGTTCATCGGGCCGCCCGTCGCCGCGATCCAGACGATGGGCGACAAGATCGCGGCCAAGGCGGCCGTGTCGGCCTTCGGGGTTCCCGTCGTGCCCGGGATTTCGCGGCCCGGTCTGACCGACGCCGACCTGATCGCCGGGGCCGAGGACGTCGGATATCCGGTTCTGGTCAAGCCGTCGGCCGGCGGCGGCGGCAAGGGCATGCGCGTCGTGCAGGAGGCCGCGGAGTTGCCCGCCGCGCTCACCAGCGCACGACGCGAGGCCGGCGCCGCGTTCGGCGACGACACCCTGTTCCTCGAACGCTACGTGCTCAATCCGCGGCACATCGAGGTGCAGGTGCTCGCCGACGGATACGGCAACGTGGTGCACCTCGGCGAACGCGAATGCAGCCTGCAGCGGCGCCACCAGAAGGTGATCGAAGAAGCACCGTCCCCGCTGCTCGACGCGGCGACGCGGGCGCGCATCGGCGCGGCGGCCTGCGACACCGCGCGCAGCGTGGACTACACCGGCGCGGGCACGGTGGAGTTCATCGTGTCCGCCGACCGCCCCGACGAGTTCTTCTTCATGGAGATGAACACCCGCCTGCAGGTCGAACATCCGGTGACCGAGATGGTCACCGGCATCGACCTCGTCGAACAGCAGGTGCGCATCGCGGCGGGCGAGAAACTGCCGATCACCCAGGACGACGTCATCATCACCGGCCACGCCATCGAGGCGCGGGTGTACGCAGAGGATCCCGGCCGTGGCTTCCTGCCGACCGGCGGCGACGTGCTGGCGCTTGCCGAACCCCGCGGGCCCGGCGTCCGGGTCGATTCGGGTCTGATCCGCGGTTCGGTCATCGGCAGCGACTACGACCCGATGCTGTCCAAGGTGATCGCACACGCCGCCGACCGGCCCGACGCCATCCGGGCGCTCGACGCGGCGCTGGCCGACACCGCGGTGCTCGGGGTGATCACCAACATCGAGTTCCTCCGTTTTCTGCTCGCCGACGCCGACGTCGTCGCGGGCCGTCTGGACACCGGGTTGCTCGACCGCCGCGCGCCGCACTTCCAACCCGCGCCCGCAGGCGACGAGGCGTTGATCGCCGCGGCGGCCTACAACTGGCTGCGCGGCTGGACCAATCCGGCGGCCGATCTGTGGGCGGTGCCGTCAGGTTGGCGGGTCGGCGAGCGGGCGCCGACAACGTTCCGGCTGAGCTCCGGTGCGCGCACCGACCACGTATACCTCACCGGCAGCCCTTCGGCGGCCAGCGCCGCCGTCGAACACGGTGAATCCCACTCGCTGACCGCGTCATTGGACGGTGAGCGGCTTGCGGTCACGCTGGACGGGCTGCGCACCGACTACCTTGTCACCACCACCGACGGCCAGATCTGGTTGGCCGGCGCCGGGCGCACCGCCATGGTCGAAGAGCTGCGTGAGGCGCCGGTCCGCGCTGACGACGAACTGTCCGGCGATGCCGAGCTGACCAGCCCGATGCCCGGTTCAGTTGTCGCCGTTGGTGTATCGGACGGTCAGCGGGTCGATGCCGGCACCGTGGTCGTCACCGTGGAGGCGATGAAGATGGAACACGCGCTGACCGCACCCGTCGACGGTGTGGCCGAACTGCTGGTCGCCGCGGGCGAACAAGTGAAGGTGGGCCAGGTGCTGGCCCGGATAACGGCAAGCAAGGAGCCGCAGGCATGA
- a CDS encoding SACE_7040 family transcriptional regulator, with amino-acid sequence MSTVARVETPRSRRKSDRRGKLLAAAERLIADRGYLAVRLEDIGSAAGVSGPAIYRHFPNKEALLVELLVGISTRLLAGARAVVEQAGDPHEALDGLVDFHLDFALGEPDLIRIQDRDLAHLPAPAKRQVRKAQRQYVEIWVEQLRHRGVMEKEARLMAHAAFGLMNSTPHALKAHGANGIEPARSRDVLRAMTLAALT; translated from the coding sequence ATGTCCACCGTCGCTCGCGTTGAAACGCCCCGCAGCCGACGCAAGTCCGATCGTCGCGGGAAGCTGCTCGCGGCCGCTGAGCGGTTGATCGCCGACCGCGGGTACCTTGCCGTGCGCCTCGAGGACATCGGGTCGGCCGCAGGGGTCAGCGGACCGGCCATCTACCGGCACTTCCCGAACAAGGAAGCGCTGCTGGTCGAACTGCTGGTGGGCATCAGCACGCGCCTGCTGGCCGGCGCCAGAGCGGTCGTCGAACAAGCCGGCGACCCGCACGAGGCGTTGGACGGTCTGGTCGACTTCCATCTCGACTTCGCGCTCGGGGAACCGGACCTGATCCGTATCCAGGACCGCGATCTGGCGCATCTACCCGCTCCTGCGAAGCGTCAGGTGCGCAAGGCTCAGCGTCAGTATGTGGAGATCTGGGTGGAGCAACTAAGGCACCGCGGCGTCATGGAGAAGGAGGCGCGGCTGATGGCCCATGCGGCGTTCGGCTTGATGAACTCCACACCCCATGCGCTCAAGGCGCACGGCGCCAACGGGATCGAACCGGCACGCTCCCGTGACGTGCTGCGCGCAATGACGTTGGCAGCGCTGACGTAA